The Deltaproteobacteria bacterium sequence GACGCCGTTGCGACGTAGGGGATGTCGTGCGCGATGCAGATCTCGGCGAAGTTCTTTTTGTTCGTCTTCTGGCCGAAGCTCGCCTTGCCCGACGGGCTCGTGGTCGTCGACGCGCCGAACGGCGTGCCCGACGAACGCTGGATGCCCGTGTTCATGTAGGCTTCGTTGTCGTAGCAGATGTAGAGAAAGTCGTGCCCGCGTTCGAGCGCGCCCGACAGCGCCTGCAGGCCGATGTCCATCGTGCCGCCGTCGCCGCCGATGCCCAGCACCGTGATCTTTTCGTGATTCGTGTAGAACTTGCCCTTGCGGCGCAGCACCTCGATGCCGGCGGCCACGCCCGACGCGATCGCGGCGGTGTTTTCGAACGCTACGTGAATCCAGGGCACCTCCCATGCGCTGAACGGATACGGCGACGCGACGATCTCCATGCAGCCCGTCGCGTTGCACACGATCAGCTCGCGCCCGATCGCCTTGCCGATCTGCCGCAGGGCCGTGGCGGGGCCACAGCCCTGACAGGCCCGGTGGCCCGACGTGAAGATCTCGTCCTGGCTGACGAGCCGGGGCGCGAACACCTCGAAGTTGTTCGTGAGATTCGCGGTCATTGCCGCACCCCCACCATTTCGTAGGGAGGGAACGGCCCCTCCAGCGCGCGGATCTGCGCCTGCTTCACCTGATCGACGATGTGCCGCCAGCGGATGTCGCGCCCACCGAGCGCCGCGACGATCGAGTGGATCGGCGGCGCGCCGGGCCGGCCGTACATGGCCGCGCGAATCTCCGATGCCACGGGCCCGCCGGGGCCGCCGAACGACAGCGCCCGGTCGTACACGACGACGCACTTGCGTCCATCGAGCACGCGACGGATGTCGTCATACGGAAATGGCCGCCACACGCGCAGCAACACCTGACCGACCTTGTGGCCTTCGGCTCGAAGCGCGTCGACCGAAACGTGGGCGATTTCGCCGATGGTGCCGCCGATCGTGAACACGATCGTGTCAGCGTCCTCGGTCCTGTATTCCTCGACCGCCTTGTAGGTGCGTCCGAATCGCTGACCGAATTCCTCGAAAACCTCGTCGATGACGGTCCGCGAGGCGATCAGCGTGTCGTCCAGGACCTTTTTTACCTCGGTATAAACGTCGGGGTGGCCGACCGCGCCGAACATCGCCGGCTTGTCCACGTCGAGCCGCAGCACCGGTTCGTAGGGCGGCAGGAACCCGTCCACGTCTTCCCGGGTCAGCGTCTCGATCGGTTCGACGACGTGCGAGACCGTGAACCCGTCGATGTTCAGGATCGTCGGCAGAAGGACGCGATGGTCCTCGGCGATCTTGAAGCACATCGGGGTGAGGTCGTAGCACTCCTGACCGTTGTTGCCGAAAAGTTGGATCCATCCGATGTCGCGGTTCGCCATGATGTCCGACTGGTCGCCCCAGATGTTGAGCGGGGCCGACAGCGCCCGGTTCACCACGGTCATCACGATGGGAAACCGCATTCCCGACGCGATGAAGAGCACCTCGTGCATCAGCGCGAGGCCCTGCGAGCTGGTCGCCGTGAAGGTGCGGCACCCGGTGGCCGACATGCCGATGCACGCGCTCATCGCCGAGTGTTCGCTCTCGACCGGAACGTAAGCGGCGTCGATCTCGCCGTCGGCGCACAGTTCGGACAGATGCTCCACGATGTGCGTCTGCGGGGTGATGGGGTAGGCCGCGATCGCATCCACGTTGCAAAGTTTCACCGCCTCGGCGTGCCCGAGCGAGACCTCGATGCCGATCCGGCGGCGGACGTCGTCGTGCATTATTTGCCCTCCTCGATCATCCGGATCGCGCTCGTCGGGCAT is a genomic window containing:
- the porA gene encoding pyruvate ferredoxin oxidoreductase — protein: MHDDVRRRIGIEVSLGHAEAVKLCNVDAIAAYPITPQTHIVEHLSELCADGEIDAAYVPVESEHSAMSACIGMSATGCRTFTATSSQGLALMHEVLFIASGMRFPIVMTVVNRALSAPLNIWGDQSDIMANRDIGWIQLFGNNGQECYDLTPMCFKIAEDHRVLLPTILNIDGFTVSHVVEPIETLTREDVDGFLPPYEPVLRLDVDKPAMFGAVGHPDVYTEVKKVLDDTLIASRTVIDEVFEEFGQRFGRTYKAVEEYRTEDADTIVFTIGGTIGEIAHVSVDALRAEGHKVGQVLLRVWRPFPYDDIRRVLDGRKCVVVYDRALSFGGPGGPVASEIRAAMYGRPGAPPIHSIVAALGGRDIRWRHIVDQVKQAQIRALEGPFPPYEMVGVRQ
- a CDS encoding pyruvate ferredoxin oxidoreductase (catalyzes the formation of acetyl-CoA from pyruvate and coenzyme A) — translated: MTANLTNNFEVFAPRLVSQDEIFTSGHRACQGCGPATALRQIGKAIGRELIVCNATGCMEIVASPYPFSAWEVPWIHVAFENTAAIASGVAAGIEVLRRKGKFYTNHEKITVLGIGGDGGTMDIGLQALSGALERGHDFLYICYDNEAYMNTGIQRSSGTPFGASTTTSPSGKASFGQKTNKKNFAEICIAHDIPYVATASVSHPSDLMAKVKKGAEVKGPAVLHVFAPCPTGWRCGSELTIRLARMAVETGIFPLYEYENHEYRLNVDIDELRDIREYADCFEKRPYMESQGRFRHLKNEDEILATIQSEVRERYMRLRAKCANVSGGRR